The Pongo abelii isolate AG06213 chromosome 21, NHGRI_mPonAbe1-v2.0_pri, whole genome shotgun sequence genome has a window encoding:
- the MAVS gene encoding mitochondrial antiviral-signaling protein isoform X2 encodes MPVQETQAPESPGESSEQARQMLSPRAIPRSPDGGPLESSSDLAALSPLTSSGHQEQDTELGSTHIAGATSSLTPSRGPVSPSVSFQPLARSTPRASRLPGPTGSVLSTGTSSSSSSPGLASAGAAEGKQGAESDQAEPIICSIGAEAPANSRPSKVPTTLMPVNTVALKVPANPASVSTVPSKLPASSKPPGAVPSNVLTNPAPSKLPINSTRAGMVPSKVPTSMVLTKVSASTVPTDRSSRNEETPAAPTPAGATGGSSAWLDSSSENGGLGSELSKPGVLASQVDSPFSGCFEDLAISASTSLGIGPCHGPEENEYKSEGTFGIHVAENPSIQLLEGNPGPPTDPECGPRPQTNQKFQEGEVPCHRPSPGALWLQVAVTGVLVVTLLVVLYRRRLH; translated from the exons ATGCCTGTCCAGGAGACCCAGGCACCAGAGTCCCCAGGAGAG AGTTCAGAACAAGCCCGGCAGATGCTTAGCCCCAGAGCCATCCCAAGGAGTCCAGATGGTGGCCCCCTGGAGTCCTCCTCTGACCTGGCAGCCCTCAGCCCTCTGACCTCCAGCGGGCATCAGGAGCAGGACACAGAACTGGGCAGTACCCACATAGCAG GTGCGACCTCCAGCCTCACACCATCCCGTGGGCCTGTGTCTCCATCTGTCTCCTTCCAGCCCCTGGCCCGTTCCACCCCCAGGGCAAGCCGCTTGCCTGGACCCACAGGGTCAGTTCTATCTActggcacctcctcctcctcctcatcccctGGCTTGGCCTCTGCAGGGGCTGCAGAGGGTAAACAGGGTGCAGAGAGTGACCAGGCCGAGCCTATCATCTGCTCCATTGGGGCAGAGGCACCTGCCAACTCTCGGCCCTCCAAAGTGCCTACCACCTTGATGCCTGTGAACACAGTGGCCCTGAAAGTGCCTGCCAACCCAGCATCTGTCAGCACAGTGCCCTCCAAGTTGCCAGCTAGCTCAAAGCCCCCTGGTGCAGTGCCTTCTAATGTGCTCACCAATCCAGCACCATCCAAATTGCCCATCAACTCCACCCGTGCTGGCATGGTGCCATCCAAAGTGCCTACTAGCATGGTGCTCACCAAGGTGTCTGCCAGCACAGTCCCCACCGACAGGAGCAGCAGAAATGAG gAGACCCCAGCAGCTCCAACACCCGCCGGTGCCACTGGAGGCAGCTCAGCCTGGCTAGACAGCAGCTCTGAGAATGGGGGCCTTGGGTCGGAGCTGAGTAAGCCTGGCGTGCTGGCATCCCAGGTAGACAGCCCGTTCTCGGGCTGCTTCGAGGATCTTGCCATCAGTGCCAGCACCTCCTTGGGCATAGGGCCCTGCCATGGCCCAGAGGAGAATGAGTACAAGTCTGAGGGCACCTTTGGGATCCACGTGGCTGAGAACCCCAGCATCCAGCTCCTGGAGGGCAACCCTGGGCCACCTACGGACCCGGAGTGTGGCCCCAGGCCACAAACCAACCAGAAGTTCCAGGAGGGGGAGGTGCCATGCCACAGGCCCTCACCTGGGGCTCTGTGGCTCCAGGTGGCTGTGACAGGGGTGCTGGTAGTCACACTCCTGGTGGTGCTGTACCGGCGGCGTCTGCACTAG